One window of Camelina sativa cultivar DH55 chromosome 4, Cs, whole genome shotgun sequence genomic DNA carries:
- the LOC104783571 gene encoding acyltransferase-like protein At3g26840, chloroplastic: METTTVLRSTLGLCSVSSSSNLRQYRTSAAKHRLTSVKSVTSTTPPPPRGVQRKRKSNDVNGAKVGKVVENPYSKVEAARPDLRKSLSDFLEEARGFVGDGGGPPRWFSPLESGAQAPGSPLLLFLPGIDGTGLGLIRHHKKLGEFFDIWCLHIPVSDRTPAKDLVKLIEKTVKSEYYRFPNRPIYLVGESIGACLALDVAARNPNIDLSLILVNPATHVNNFISQPLSGMLNVLPDGIPKLLEDIIGVKQDGMNPFAIQNTKYSVWPVLLVNYNMHPNLCMKAENIMLTMLIPGPTAPSNNIDVYLAHLIDDLKDLWNECFEVYDSYLKEHFTLRALLLWTISDYPALGTLSGCKVKGKQACNVCGKGTPARWLKFSRKYVYMGNRRRLRPGHPYRRRKGWFDNTVEEGTANRIQTGHENFETLKDFRNDFGRPLDKETKRKRKMLADEEISEEECEETYDQWRWKRRSILFDLPY; the protein is encoded by the exons ATGGAGACTACAACGGTACTTCGCTCAACCTTGGGTCTCTGTTCCgtctcatcttcatcaaaccTACGGCAGTACCGGACCTCAGCCGCGAAACATCGACTCACTTCGGTCAAATCCGTAACATCCAcgactcctcctcctcctaggGGTGTTCAACGGAAGCGGAAGAGTAATGATGTAAACGGAGCCAAGGTGGGGAAGGTGGTCGAGAATCCGTATTCCAAAGTGGAGGCGGCCCGTCCTGATTTGAGGAAGAGCTTGTCGGATTTTTTGGAGGAAGCGAGAGGTTTCGTGGGAGATGGAGGAGGTCCACCTCGTTGGTTCTCTCCGTTGGAGAGTGGCGCTCAAGCTCCAGGCTCTCCTCTCCTCCTCTTTTTGCCTG GGATCGATGGGACTGGACTAGGGCTCATTCGCCATCACAAGAAGCTAGGAGA GTTTTTTGATATTTGGTGCCTTCACATTCCAGTCAGCGATCGTACCCCTGCTAAAG acttggtgaagctTATTGAGAAGACCGTTAAGTCGGAGTACTATAGGTTCCCAAATAGACCTATATATTTAGTTGGGGAATCTATTGGAGCATGTCTTGCTTTAGATGTTGCAGCCAGGAATCCCAATATTGATCTTTCTCTGATCTTGGTTAATCCAG CCACACATGTCAACAACTTCATATCGCAACCTCTATCAGGAATGCTTAATGTTTTACCAGATGGTATTCCAAAACTATTGGAAGATATCATCGGTGTTAAGCAAG ATGGGATGAATCCTTTTGCTATTCAAAATACCAAGTACAGTGTGTGGCCAGTGTTGTTGGTGAACTACAACATGCATCCAAATTTGTGTATGAAGGCTGAGAATATCATGTTGACTATGTTGATCCCTGGTCCAACAGCTCCGAGTAACAACATTGATGTTTATCTAGCTCATTTGATAGATGATTTGAAGGATTTGTGGAATGAGTGTTTTGAGGTCTATGATTCATATCTGAAAGAGCATTTCACACTTAGAGCTTTGTTATTGTGGACTATCAGTGACTATCCAGCCTTAGGGACATTGTCTGGCTGTAAAGTGAAGGGTAAGCAAGCGTGTAATGTTTGTGGAAAGGGTACACCTGCTAGGTGGTTGAAGTTTAGTCGTAAGTATGTATATATGGGAAATAGGAGACGACTCAGACCTGGACATCCTTACAGACGCAGAAAAGGATGGTTTGACAACACGGTTGAGGAAGGGACTGCGAATAGGATTCAAACAGGTCATGAAAATTTTGAGACACTTAAGGATTTCAGGAATGATTTTGGAAGACCCTTGGATAAGGAAActaaaaggaagagaaagatgtTAGCAGATGAGGAGATTTCAGAGGAAGAGTGTGAAGAAACTTATGATCAGTGGCGATGGAAGAGGCGGTCAATTTTATTTGACTTACCTTATTAG
- the LOC104779907 gene encoding pumilio homolog 15-like, with translation MKNFSIFLFVCSLCMLGHVSGSGIKIANELKFKKLLWMRCYSKNDVLGPKIIPIGQQFENYFGTNFWGTTRFMCTLRQGPNYRHYQNFTAFKLFSHSDHGGVWDWRAREDGIYLKKEGGKHIRNAVNMHKALDWIY, from the coding sequence atgAAAAACTTCTCAATCTTTCTATTTGTGTGTAGCCTTTGCATGCTTGGTCATGTATCTGGTTCCGGAATAAAGATTGCCAACGAACTTAAATTCAAAAAACTCCTTTGGATGAGATGTTATTCCAAAAATGACGTTCTAGGTCCAAAAATAATACCCATTGGACAGCAGTTTGAAAACTATTTTGGCACTAACTTTTGGGGTACGACTCGTTTCATGTGTACCTTGCGACAAGGGCCTAACTACAGACACTATCAGAACTTTACAGCATTTAAACTTTTTAGTCATTCTGATCATGGAGGCGTATGGGATTGGAGAGCGAGAGAAGATGGCATCTATCTAAAGAAAGAAGGTGGTAAACATATAAGAAACGCGGTTAATATGCATAAAGCACTTGATtggatatattaa